A window of the Phragmites australis chromosome 20, lpPhrAust1.1, whole genome shotgun sequence genome harbors these coding sequences:
- the LOC133902093 gene encoding uncharacterized protein LOC133902093 isoform X3, which translates to MAGLSTGAPIVQVYHEKSIILPDVSRVLACLYEKDIKFKTHTASYKSLLRLQALSHAPVPFYDGPKFLEESREICRYIAEKYEHQGYPFLLGKDALERASVEQWLHNEEHAFNPPSRALFCHLAFPLDEEDDGNDIDIHTRKLEEVLEVYEQRLSDSEFLAGNKFTLADLVHLPNSHYITASDKFLYLYDSRKNVRRWWDAISTRDSWKQVLRDMKTVEEQHKQELKKQQQQKEHPTTSGHPIRIDPLKKTSTEPWTILVPPADTVSSSPTVPQIEKPLATDIFPDGALASSSQSTPIAHETSVAQSKETTFFTTPQEKPTIAQKPPIVDVAKSITKEASSPEPTETDLPTRHKPSSVKDVAPSTQLISSTEPRNGIAIVAAPSRAKDSQTTPGRQDILSAPVGLVPPFSDTQHPSGEVQEYVPADDSGKAKPSKPSSAIREESPPTVVPASAPDTQHGTEPDDVALDEQKFSPSGQDSTHPIQTASSAKPRNEEIRDSAPSTQLISSIERSNGDATVATSDQAKDLQTTPGRQDILSAPIRSVSQRPSGEVQEDVLADDSGKAKPSKPSSAVRADTPPTMVPASAPDTQHGTEPDDVALGEQKISPSGAHPIKMASSAKPRNEEIRDSVRSTQLISSIEQRNGDEVATSDQAKDSQTTPGRQDIDTQHPSGKVQVDVPADDSGETKASKPPSTVREDSPTTVVPASAPDTQKLAPSGQESAHTSEPPSSTEPRKEETNAATADQTNVPETIFDHQVTRLTPDAREALRKDQESSHDDYHGSTLANPLIVNQEQAHTHAGRASEPREEPTPDVHSAGVDRKTTLPPSQAQTSNTGPDSTPISGDVAATSSIQNQEAQPPVATQVPTIQAPQGLASTQNIPYDSLGKIEPPIPPSTDQVMAPIKSPAAPSDDPQGTEPDRNSVRPQQEASFELPSGEETAMSQGDQVNTLPNGNLSDNQVVGQFERERSKGMNSQKNLEGTSADEKSKTQLQTDSSNTQSSKDNNNEVNGTTGSNISATFGELQKQPSRPMESIESSKEPEHQQQADQAIVQSLQGNNKQVEETKAQDTGTDKPEEMEPPENTNQKNNRISQAEALDHSGKQASGVQQLDENTKNASNPTEDTPGGLQNLNKSKDNLRYSEESKLQVQTEGKIQGGETEAPISETEQLKERGLPANSYRNNSSQSQAEASDKSIEQSSPGIQNKNKNSSRSDGSTNDTESGNMED; encoded by the exons ATGGCGGGGCTTAGTACTGGAGCACCTATCGTTCAGGTGTATCATGAGAAATCTATTATCTTACCTGATGTGTCGAGGGTGCTTGCATGCCTCTATGAGAAGGATATCAAGTTTAAGACTCACACGGCTTCTTACAAGAGCCTACTCAGATTGCAG GCATTGTCACATGCTCCAGTTCCATTCTATGATGGGCCTAAATTTCTAGAAG AATCCAGAGAAATCTGCCGCTATATAGCAGAAAAATATGAACATCAAGGATATCCATTCCTCCTTGGGAAGGATGCCCTGGAGAGGGCTTCAGTTGAGCAATGGCTCCACAACGAGGAGCATGCATTCAATCCTCCAAGCCGGGCCTTGTTCTGCCATTTGGCCTTCCCCctggatgaagaagatgatggtaATGATATTGACATACATACAAGAAAGCTAGAAGAAGTTCTGGAAGTTTATGAGCAAAGGCTCAGTGATAGTGAATTCCTTGCTGGAAACAAGTTCACCCTGGCAGACCTTGTCCACCTTCCAAATTCCCACTACATCACAGCATCTGACAAGTTCCTCTACTTGTATGACTCGAGGAAAAATGTGAGGAGGTGGTGGGATGCTATTTCTACCAGGGATTCTTGGAAGCAAGTACTGAGGGATATGAAGACTGTGGAGGAGCAGCACaaacaagaactcaagaagcaaCAGCAGCAGAAAGAGCATCCTACAACCTCGGGCCACCCAATTCGGATAGACCCTCTGAAGAAGACCAGCACAGAACCTTGGACAATATTGGTTCCTCCTGCTGATACTGTGTCCTCATCTCCCACAGTTCCTCAAATAGAGAAGCCTCTTGCTACTGATATTTTCCCCGATGGAGCACTGGCATCCTCAAGCCAAAGTACTCCTATTGCTCATGAAACTTCAGTTGCCCAAAGCAAGGAAACTACCTTCTTTACTACCCCTCAAGAAAAACCTACCATTGCCCAGAAGCCCCCAATAGTTGATGTTGCCAAATCCATCACTAAAGAAGCCTCAAGTCCTGAACCCACTGAAACAGATCTCCCTACTAGACACAAGCCAAGTTCGGTCAAGGATGTTGCTCCTTCGACGCAATTAATTTCCTCTACTGAACCAAGGAATGGAATTGCTATTGTTGCTGCACCCAGTCGAGCCAAAGACTCGCAAACAACTCCTGGTCGACAAGACATATTGTCTGCACCAGTAGGATTGGTACCTCCATTCTCAGATACCCAGCATCCTTCAGGGGAAGTTCAGGAATATGTACCTGCTGATGACTCAGGAAAAGCTAAGCCTTCCAAACCATCCTCTGCTATTCGAGAAGAAAGCCCCCCTACAGTAGTCCCAGCATCAGCTCCAGACACACAACATGGTACTGAACCTGATGATGTAGCCCTTGATGAACAAAAATTTTCTCCGTCAG GTCAAGATTCTACGCATCCTATACAAACGGCTTCCTCTGCCAAGCCAAGGAACGAAGAGATTAGAGACTCAGCTCCTTCGACGCAACTGATTTCCTCTATAGAACGAAGTAATGGAGATGCTACTGTTGCTACATCAGATCAAGCCAAAGACCTGCAAACAACTCCTGGTCGACAAGACATATTGTCCGCACCAATAAGATCGGTCTCTCAGCGTCCTTCAGGGGAAGTTCAAGAAGATGTACTTGCTGATGACTCAGGCAAAGCTAAGCCTTCCAAACCATCCTCTGCTGTTCGAGCAGACACCCCCCCTACAATGGTCCCAGCATCAGCTCCAGATACACAACATGGTACTGAACCGGATGATGTAGCCCTTGGTGAACAAAAAATTTCTCCGTCAG GTGCGCATCCTATAAAAATGGCTTCCTCTGCCAAGCCAAGGAACGAAGAGATTAGAGATTCAGTTCGTTCGACGCAACTGATTTCCTCTATAGAACAAAGGAATGGAGATGAAGTTGCTACATCTGATCAAGCCAAAGACTCGCAAACAACTCCTGGTCGACAAGACATAGATACCCAGCATCCTTCAGGCAAAGTTCAGGTAGATGTTCCTGCTGATGACTCTGGTGAAACTAAGGCTTCGAAACCACCGTCTACTGTTCGAGAAGACAGCCCGACTACAGTGGTCCCAGCATCAGCCCCAGACACACAAAAGCTTGCCCCATCAG GTCAAGAATCAGCTCATACTTCAGAACCACCTTCCTCTACTGAACCAAGGAAAGAAGAGACAAATGCTGCCACCGCTGATCAAACGAATGTACCAGAGACAATTTTTGACCATCAAGTCACAAGGCTGACACCAGATGCTAGAGAAGCTTTACGTAAGGATCAGGAATCCTCTCATGATGATTATCATGGAAGCACTTTAGCGAACCCACTTATTGTCAACCAAGAACAAGCCCACACTCATGCTGGACGTGCTTCTGAACCACGTGAAGAACCTACTCCTGATGTGCATAGTGCTGGTGTTGATAGGAAGACGACACTTCCGCCTAGCCAAGCACAAACTTCAAACACTGGGCCTGATTCGACACCAATCAGTGGTGATGTGGCAGCGACAAGTTCTATACAGAATCAAGAGGCACAACCTCCTGTGGCAACTCAAGTACCAACCATTCAGGCTCCACAAGGCCTTGCTTCCACCCAGAATATACCTTATGATTCCTTAGGAAAAATCGAGCCACCAATACCACCCTCGACTGATCAAGTCATGGCACCTATAAAGAGCCCAGCAGCACCTTCAGATGATCCACAAGGTACTGAACCAG ATAGAAATTCAGTTCGTCCTCAACAAGAAGCTTCCTTTGAGTTGCCAAGTGGCGAGGAAACCGCTATGAGCCAAGGTGATCAGGTCAACACCCTACCAAATGGCAATCTCTCAGACAATCAAGTAGTCGGGcaatttgagagagagagatctaaAGGAATGAATTCCCAAAAGAACCTTGAAGGAACATCAGCTGATGAAAAATCCAAGACGCAACTGCAAACTGACAGCTCCAACACCCAATCATCTAAAGATAACAACAATGAAGTCAATGGAACAACAGGATCTAACATATCGGCAACATTTGGGGAACTCCAAAAACAGCCATCACGGCCCATGGAAAGCATTGAATCGAGTAAAGAACCTGAGCACCAACAACAGGCTGACCAAGCTATTGTTCAATCACTGCAGGGTAACAACAAGCAAGTTGAAGAAACTAAGGCACAGGACACTGGAACTGATAAGCCTGAAGAAATGGAGCCCCCAGAAAATACCAATCAGAAGAACAACAGAATATCTCAAGCCGAAGCTTTAGATCATTCAGGAAAACAAGCTTCAGGAGTTCAGCAGCTGGATGAGAACACAAAAAATGCTTCCAACCCAACTGAGGACACACCAGGTGGTCTCCAGAACCTTAATAAATCCAAGGATAATTTAAGATATTCAGAAGAATCCAAATTGCAGGTACAGACTGAAGGCAAGATTCAAGGTGGTGAAACTGAGGCACCAATCTCTGAAACTGAACAGCTTAAAGAGAGAGGCCTTCCAGCAAATAGCTATCGGAACAACAGTAGCCAATCTCAGGCAGAAGCTTCAGATAAATCCATAGAACAATCTTCTCCTGGTATTCAGAACAAGAACAAAAACTCCAGCAGATCGGATGGCTCAACCAATGACACAGAGTCTGGCAATATGGAAGATTAA